The Agromyces mangrovi genome contains a region encoding:
- a CDS encoding esterase/lipase family protein: MASETDERQAPRPLILIRGFGGVGVDDDRANPYQGFNDGTVYPGRRGENYIYEGFVLRAMKSPEHPYRDATNVAGFYSAHQDAPPDVGSLDEDDVTGTIVLDPAVEQKVLSQGTAGTIWIFRYYDLSPRALAIYGRGLERLVTLIRRSAERHGEEFRGVDIVAHSMGGLVTREGLIAMHETSEAFRGQTDASEAAADAIAPRALVHRIVTLGTPHRGIAFQRTPEWLLRALPKVEDAADELASFDPESTRFREWDAVYDRRNVLTVVGTNYRSYDIGIASALNRLSSLLNDGSMVYNRSDGLVKQASAQLPGAPRTFVHKCHGGNDSLVTSREAYEIAMRFFHGTHRIALFLEEAEVTRGGDWIGRSEFYFGVTIKPRFVDFELFHQSVEAENCYGPFHEKDLTDDLGDLEQALLRPLADFGGATDWAGPDRLIWEGWINAALKPGDAHGLVFRVDFYVGERDTFGIGFSDNVVYRKQYYVQAFPATQAEVAGARTEIYLHTGEQHLVGAQALDQAGVRARAADHAAPDVVAAAPVDGSPGDWTFEIDGTGFSGTFRIRIEED, translated from the coding sequence ATGGCGAGCGAGACCGACGAGCGGCAGGCTCCGCGACCGTTGATCCTGATCCGGGGATTCGGCGGCGTGGGCGTCGACGACGACCGGGCGAACCCGTACCAGGGGTTCAACGACGGCACCGTCTACCCGGGCAGGCGCGGCGAGAACTACATCTACGAGGGCTTCGTGCTGCGAGCGATGAAGTCCCCGGAGCATCCGTACCGCGACGCCACCAACGTGGCCGGCTTCTACTCGGCGCACCAGGACGCGCCGCCCGACGTCGGCAGCCTCGACGAGGACGACGTGACCGGCACGATCGTGCTCGACCCCGCCGTCGAGCAGAAAGTGCTCTCGCAGGGCACGGCTGGCACGATCTGGATCTTCCGCTACTACGACCTCAGCCCGCGCGCCCTCGCGATCTACGGCCGGGGGCTGGAGCGTCTCGTCACGCTCATCCGGCGCTCGGCCGAACGACACGGCGAGGAGTTCCGCGGCGTCGACATCGTCGCGCACAGCATGGGCGGCCTCGTCACGCGCGAGGGCCTCATCGCGATGCACGAGACCTCCGAGGCGTTCCGGGGGCAGACGGATGCCTCCGAGGCGGCCGCCGATGCCATCGCACCGCGCGCCCTGGTGCATCGCATCGTCACGCTCGGCACCCCGCACCGCGGCATCGCGTTCCAGCGGACGCCCGAGTGGCTGCTGCGCGCCCTGCCGAAGGTGGAGGATGCGGCCGACGAGCTGGCGTCGTTCGACCCCGAGTCGACGCGGTTCCGCGAGTGGGACGCGGTGTACGACCGGCGCAACGTGCTGACCGTGGTCGGCACCAACTACCGCTCGTACGACATCGGCATCGCGAGTGCGCTGAACCGCCTGTCGAGCCTGCTGAACGACGGGTCGATGGTCTACAACCGCAGCGACGGGCTCGTGAAGCAGGCATCCGCCCAGCTGCCCGGGGCGCCGCGCACGTTCGTGCACAAGTGCCACGGCGGCAACGACTCGCTCGTCACCTCGCGCGAGGCATACGAGATCGCGATGCGCTTCTTCCACGGCACGCACCGCATCGCGCTGTTCCTCGAGGAGGCGGAGGTGACCCGCGGCGGCGATTGGATCGGCCGCAGCGAATTCTACTTCGGTGTAACGATCAAGCCGCGGTTCGTCGACTTCGAACTGTTCCACCAGAGCGTCGAGGCGGAGAACTGCTACGGGCCGTTCCACGAGAAGGACCTGACCGACGACCTCGGCGACCTGGAGCAGGCGCTCCTGCGGCCACTGGCCGACTTCGGCGGCGCGACCGACTGGGCCGGGCCCGACCGACTCATCTGGGAGGGATGGATCAACGCGGCGCTGAAGCCCGGCGACGCGCACGGCCTGGTCTTCCGCGTCGACTTCTACGTCGGCGAGCGCGACACGTTCGGCATCGGCTTCTCCGACAACGTCGTGTACCGCAAGCAGTACTACGTGCAGGCGTTCCCGGCGACGCAGGCGGAGGTCGCCGGCGCGCGCACCGAGATCTACCTGCACACGGGCGAGCAGCACCTGGTCGGCGCGCAGGCGCTCGACCAGGCCGGGGTGCGCGCCCGGGCCGCCGACCACGCCGCACCCGACGTCGTCGCGGCCGCGCCGGTCGACGGGTCGCCCGGCGACTGGACGTTCGAGATCGACGGCACCGGGTTCAGCGGCACCTTCCGCATCCGCATCGAGGAGGACTGA
- a CDS encoding GyrI-like domain-containing protein, which produces MTEITIAERAPQPTAGIRETVPMDQLPEFFGRAFHATMEAMRAQGVAPAGPPFGKYHGVPGATADVEAGVPVAGAFETAGDVVARELPGGMIASALHVGPYDTLGDTYDAIRRHIVDEGRMPGGIMWECYVSDPEEEPDPATWRTDVCWLVV; this is translated from the coding sequence ATGACCGAGATCACCATCGCCGAGCGCGCCCCGCAGCCGACCGCAGGCATCCGCGAGACCGTGCCGATGGACCAGCTGCCCGAGTTCTTCGGGCGTGCGTTCCACGCCACGATGGAGGCGATGCGCGCGCAGGGCGTGGCGCCGGCGGGGCCGCCGTTCGGCAAGTACCACGGCGTGCCGGGAGCGACCGCCGACGTCGAGGCCGGCGTGCCGGTCGCCGGCGCGTTCGAGACCGCCGGCGACGTCGTCGCGCGCGAACTGCCCGGCGGCATGATCGCGTCGGCGCTGCACGTCGGGCCGTACGACACGCTCGGCGATACCTACGACGCGATCCGGCGCCACATCGTCGACGAGGGGCGCATGCCCGGCGGCATCATGTGGGAGTGCTACGTCAGCGACCCCGAGGAGGAGCCCGACCCGGCGACCTGGCGCACCGACGTCTGCTGGCTGGTCGTCTGA
- a CDS encoding HelD family protein, with product MTSLSTHTFDLPPTNAHKANPARIAADERHFARIADRLARQIADLDDRLDAERRAPGGRGHQALDRDLRIHHLTARLRVLRRFGADACLGRIVPAGEGDPVYIGRFGLADDDGRRLLLDWRTPAAEPYFAATSANPLGLASRRRYRWAGGRVRDYWDELLDADAPSDTLALDDESAFIASLGTERSGRMRDVLGTIQADQDAIIRADSRGALVVDGGPGTGKTVVALHRAAYLLHADPRLGAGRGGVLFVGPNTSYLAYVADVLPNLGEEGVQTCTLRELVAEGADAVGERDAEAARLKASARMIEAIEPAVAFYEEPPTQPLEVETPWGDLWLDPADWAEAFAAPEPGTPHNEARDQVWETLVEILADRLDDDEVSIDELRRALARNASLARTFTRAWPLVEASVLVGDLWSVPAYLRRCAPGSRPTR from the coding sequence GTGACCAGCCTCTCGACCCACACCTTCGACCTCCCACCGACCAACGCCCACAAGGCGAACCCCGCGCGCATCGCCGCAGACGAGCGGCACTTCGCCCGCATCGCCGACCGCCTCGCCCGGCAGATCGCCGATCTCGACGACCGCCTCGACGCCGAGCGCCGCGCCCCGGGCGGGCGCGGCCATCAGGCGCTCGATCGCGACCTGCGCATCCACCACCTGACGGCGCGCCTGCGCGTGCTGCGCCGATTCGGCGCCGACGCGTGCCTCGGCCGCATCGTGCCCGCGGGCGAGGGCGACCCCGTCTACATCGGCCGCTTCGGCCTGGCGGACGACGATGGCCGACGACTGCTGCTCGACTGGCGCACGCCCGCCGCCGAGCCGTACTTCGCGGCCACGAGCGCCAACCCGCTGGGGCTCGCGAGCCGTCGACGATACCGCTGGGCCGGCGGTCGGGTGCGCGACTACTGGGACGAACTGCTCGATGCGGATGCCCCGAGCGACACCCTCGCGCTCGACGACGAGTCGGCGTTCATCGCGAGCCTCGGCACCGAGCGGTCGGGTCGCATGCGCGACGTGCTGGGCACCATCCAGGCCGACCAGGACGCGATCATCCGCGCCGACTCGCGCGGCGCGCTCGTCGTCGACGGCGGGCCGGGCACCGGCAAGACCGTCGTCGCGCTGCACCGCGCGGCCTACCTGCTGCACGCCGACCCCCGGCTCGGCGCGGGGCGCGGCGGAGTGCTGTTCGTGGGGCCGAACACGTCGTACCTGGCGTACGTCGCGGACGTGCTGCCCAACCTCGGCGAGGAGGGCGTGCAGACCTGCACTCTGCGCGAGCTCGTCGCCGAGGGCGCCGACGCGGTCGGCGAGCGCGATGCGGAGGCGGCCCGGCTCAAGGCATCCGCTCGCATGATCGAGGCGATCGAACCCGCCGTGGCCTTCTACGAGGAGCCGCCGACGCAGCCGCTCGAGGTCGAGACGCCCTGGGGCGACCTGTGGCTCGACCCCGCCGACTGGGCGGAGGCGTTCGCGGCGCCGGAGCCCGGCACGCCGCACAACGAGGCGCGCGACCAGGTCTGGGAGACGCTCGTGGAGATCCTCGCCGACCGGCTCGACGACGACGAGGTGTCGATCGACGAGCTGCGCCGCGCGCTGGCCCGCAACGCCTCGCTCGCGCGCACGTTCACGCGTGCGTGGCCGCTGGTCGAGGCATCCGTGCTCGTCGGCGACCTGTGGTCGGTGCCTGCCTACCTGCGTCGCTGCGCCCCTGGCTCGCGCCCGACGAGGTGA
- a CDS encoding GntR family transcriptional regulator, translating into MIISLSGSAPPTDQIRDQIRGLIASGLLAADERLPSVRQLALDLGVAPGTVAKAYRALEAEGLVSARTGGGTRVSRTATTTPKPVLDAARRLADAGTRADVDLDEAIRILRAVWPA; encoded by the coding sequence GTGATCATCTCGCTGTCGGGGTCCGCACCACCGACCGACCAGATCCGCGACCAGATCCGCGGCCTGATCGCCTCGGGCCTGCTCGCCGCCGACGAGCGACTCCCCTCGGTGCGCCAGCTCGCACTCGACCTCGGCGTCGCGCCCGGGACGGTCGCGAAGGCGTATCGCGCCCTCGAGGCCGAGGGCCTCGTCAGCGCCCGCACCGGCGGCGGCACACGCGTGAGCCGCACCGCGACCACGACACCGAAGCCGGTGCTCGACGCCGCCCGCCGCCTCGCGGACGCGGGTACCCGCGCCGACGTCGACCTCGACGAGGCGATCCGCATCCTCCGCGCGGTCTGGCCCGCGTAG
- a CDS encoding HEPN domain-containing protein: MADRPALIERMLRSKRLERVDENPAHARDVLAVAQRHVSTARALAETDDVAMAFTAAYDGARKALTAVLAHEGVRVRAMGGAHRNTGLAAAAYLEDAPDAMAEFEWMRQVRNNTEYPSDDQPTASRADVREAIAAAGAIVAACAAWLAARA, from the coding sequence ATGGCTGACCGGCCGGCACTGATCGAGCGGATGCTGCGCAGCAAGCGCCTCGAGCGGGTCGACGAGAACCCGGCGCACGCCCGCGACGTGCTGGCGGTGGCGCAGCGGCACGTGTCGACTGCGCGGGCGCTCGCCGAGACCGACGACGTGGCCATGGCGTTCACCGCGGCCTACGACGGCGCCCGCAAGGCGCTCACCGCGGTGCTCGCCCACGAGGGCGTACGGGTGCGAGCCATGGGCGGCGCGCACCGCAACACCGGGCTCGCCGCGGCTGCCTACCTCGAGGACGCCCCCGACGCGATGGCCGAGTTCGAGTGGATGCGCCAGGTGCGCAACAACACCGAGTATCCGAGCGACGACCAGCCGACCGCGTCCCGCGCCGACGTGCGCGAAGCGATCGCTGCCGCCGGCGCGATCGTCGCGGCCTGCGCGGCCTGGCTCGCCGCCCGCGCCTGA
- a CDS encoding nucleotidyltransferase domain-containing protein codes for MKNLPAQLTPFVRSDVTGALLAETLGRPDDEFSLAELGRRIGAGGGVVHKEVGRLVDNGVLVDRQSGRNRLVRANQGHPLYSLMRELIQATYGPVPVLRDLLGGLDGVERAYIYGSWAARRQGEPGEYPNDVDVLVVGEPSRRELADLAVRAGEQVGLDVNITRVSAEEWDAASPSPFIATVRSRPLVEVLTEAADG; via the coding sequence GTGAAGAATCTGCCCGCCCAGCTGACGCCGTTCGTACGGTCGGACGTCACCGGTGCGCTCCTCGCTGAGACGCTCGGGCGGCCCGACGACGAGTTCTCGCTCGCCGAGCTCGGGCGCCGCATCGGCGCGGGCGGCGGCGTCGTGCACAAGGAGGTCGGTCGACTCGTCGATAACGGCGTGCTCGTCGACCGGCAGAGCGGGCGCAACCGGCTGGTGCGTGCGAATCAGGGGCATCCGCTCTACTCGCTCATGCGCGAGCTGATCCAGGCGACCTACGGACCGGTGCCGGTGCTGCGCGACCTGCTCGGCGGGCTCGACGGGGTCGAGCGGGCCTACATCTACGGGTCGTGGGCGGCCAGGCGCCAGGGCGAGCCGGGGGAGTACCCGAACGACGTCGACGTGCTGGTGGTCGGGGAGCCGTCGCGCCGCGAGCTCGCCGACCTCGCGGTGCGCGCGGGCGAGCAGGTCGGCCTCGACGTGAACATCACCCGGGTGAGTGCGGAGGAGTGGGATGCCGCGAGCCCGTCGCCGTTCATCGCGACGGTGCGCTCGCGCCCGCTGGTCGAGGTGCTGACGGAGGCGGCCGATGGCTGA